The Flavobacterium commune genome contains the following window.
GTAGTAAAAGTGCGGTATTCGTATTTTACTTTGATAATTATCCGAAAGCTCTTTTAACATTCCTTCGGCCTTATCCAAATATTCTTTGGCCAACACGCTATCCTGGGTATAAGTTGACAATTCCAAAAGAGCCGAAGCTACAACTGCAGCTGCCGAAGCATCTCTGGGCGCATTTGGTATCGCTGGATCATCAAAATCCCAATACGGAATCAAATCCTTTGGCAATCGGTCTAAATAAACACGGCTAACCTTATGCGCAAAATCTAAAAATTTAGGATCTTTTGTTTCTCTGTAAACCATCGTATAACCGTATATAGCCCAGGATTGACCGCGAGCCCACATACTGCTATCACTATAGCCCTGATGTGTTACCCCCTTTATTTTTTTGCCTGTTTCTTTATCATAAACTACTACATGGTACGAAGTATAATCAGGTCTGAAATGATTCTTCATCGTGACTGTAGCATGACTAACAGCCATATCATACAATGATTTACTACCTCCATTTTTAGATGCCCAAAACAATAGTTCCAGATTAATCATGTTGTCCATGATCGTATTATGTTGTGGCCATTCCATATTAGGGACTTCACGAGGCCAGGACAAGATTGTACCCACTTTTAGATTGAAAAGTGTAGCCAGAGTATCGGCTGTTTTTAAAATCACTTTTTTGTATTCCGGATTTTTTGTCAAACGATAACCATTCCCATAACTATTGAAAACCTGAAAACCTAAATCGTGATCTAATGCAGGAGTGACAGCAAGTGGTGCTAAATAATTGGTGAATTTATCTGCAGCGGTTTCCCATTTATGGTCCGCCGTAGATTCATATAAATACCAAAGTTGACCCGGCCAAAAACCACTTGTCCAATCCTTATAATCTACAAATTTCCATTGCTTACTTTCAAATGGAATACTCCTTGGAATCGAACCATCATTGGGTATTAATTTTAAGGCATTCGACGATTGTTTCACACAATAAGCTAATTGTGCATCCACATCCAATTTATCATCCAATTTAGTATTAGTAATAGTACTTCCACAGCCCACCAGCATTAAAGTTGCAACAATGGAACCTAAAATTTGTTGTTTAATATTCATAGTAAATTATATATAAATCCTTATTTATTTAAATTCCAATAAACGATGTACCTTTCACGGTGTATATCATAAATTGGTTTCAAAGTATTCGCTGTTCCTTTTATTTTAAACTTTAGAACATTATCATTCTCCTTAACAATGCTTTTTTCTAATTTTTTTCCATCCAGATTCAACTGATTAGAAACACTTCCAGGAACATGGTAATCATAGGTATAATAATCATTATATAGCTTTGGATTACTATAAGGTCCTGGTTCAAGCATGCCTTCTGTTCCCATTGCACCAGCCAACACTATAGGTCCATAGGTTACAGCCGCAACTTTGGGATTATCAGATGTTGGATTGACTTTGATTTGCATATCAAATGAAATTTCAATTGTATCTCCATTATCCCATTTACGGTCTAATACTATATAATTCCCTGGCTTAGCTTTAATGGTTTGCTTTTTTTCCGTTTATTTTCACTTCAGCATTAGCTGCCCATGATGGATATCTAATACTAATTGGCATACTAACCGGATTAGCAGTACTAAGAGTGAGTTGGGTATTGCCTAAATTTGGAAAATTGGTTTGCTGTTTTACGACAATTCCTTTTTCCTTCCAGTTCAATTCTGACGGAATAAAAAGATTTACATACAAACCTTTGTTATCATGGTAATAGATAAATTCCCCATATTTTGCCTGATTTTCAAAACCACTTCCCACACAACACCAAAATGAATTTTCGGGCGTACTGTAAACTTTATGTGCACCGGGTTTCATAGGCAGGAAATAAGCAATCATTCCCGTTTAGGATCCTGTTGCCCTAAGATGTGATTGTAAAGTGCTTTTTCATAATAATCCACATATTTTATTTGTGGGTTATAGCCATATAAATGGCGGGTAAGTTTTAACATATTATACACATTACAAGACTCTCCCGTATAACCGCTTAGATGTTCAGAAAGATGATCCGGTTCAAAAAATTTCTCCTTATCACTATTGCTACCCGTAATAAATGAGTGATGATTAACAACCGTATTCCAGAAGAATTCAGGAATCTCACGATTTTTGTCACCCCCTTCTAGTTCATAGTTACGGGAAAGCCCTATCAATTTAGGAATGTAAGTATTGGCGTGTTTTTTATTGAGATTGTCTACTTTACTCAAAAGCGGATCCAGTGCTTCTTCATGATAAAAAAATTCGGCAAGAAATTTATATTTATTGTCTCCCGTAATTTCATATAGAGTATAAAAAGAGTCATTCATTCCGCCAAACTCATTTTTAAGCATTCTTTTACGCTCTTCATCAGTCAAAGGCTTCAGCTTTTCATAAGCCCAATCAGCCATTCCTTTAACGATTTCCAATGCTGGTTTACTATCACAATAAAGATATTGATCCATTAAACCCGAAAAAAGTTTGTGCTGGGTGTACCATGGCGCCCAAACACTTTTTCCTGCAATAGCTCGATCTATTAAGTTTTGAGGAAACGCACTTAAATAACCTTTTTGATTCAACACTTTTTGTACCTCAACTAATCCTGTAACTAAGCTGTCACTCTTAATTTTATACTTGTTCTCTCCCGTAGCAGCATATAATAAAGCCAAACCGGAAAGGATATGCCCGGTACTATGCCCCTAAGATCACAATCCAAAGATTCCCAACCGCCTAATTTATCAACCTTAAAATAACCTCCTTCCAAATCACTAAATACACCTGCATTGGTTTTAAAACTGTGTAACAATCGCTTGGCATCAATACTCAAAATCCATTTACTTTCGCGCAGCATATTATCCTTAAATGGGCTGTCCAGTAATTTTACATCTTGGAGGTTAAATCCCAAAACCTTTGCATTTTTGGTATCATCCAGTTTTAATTTCCCCTCGTGTTGTCCGGGATAGTGCGATTGCCCATTCATATTTATTGACAATCCAACAACAAGAACTAAACATTTAATTGTACCGTATTTCATATATTTTTTAAATTATTTTAGTTCTAATTTTAAGCTCTAAATAGTAACATTTATTAATTTTTGATTCGAAATTTTCTCCCTCTAAAATTCATTCAGCCGAATGATTTTCTCCCTTGATTTATACGCTGTTTTATTAGCATCATAAAAACATTCAATGTTAGTCAGAATTAAAAACTTAATAGATAAATTATGATGCAAACACTATAAATTATAGTTCTTATGAGACAAAAACTAAGGAATGCTACTCTTAACAGATTTTTTATCTTTTGGCTATCAAATACATGAGTAAAAACTATTATTTTCACTCCTATTTTATAGCTCCTTTTATTCTGAAAAACAGAATCGAAATTTTAAATAAAAGTTCCATTTAAAATGAACTCATAACACCGTTAATTGACTTTTTAAAACAGAACGAATATTGTCCCTAAAAACAAAAAAAGCAGCTAATCTAACTAAGATTAACTGCTCCTTTAAATCATTTCGAATCGGGTTATTTTACAATAAAAAAACTTTGTTCGACTGACTGAGCTGACTGTAATGTTCCCGCTATTCCATATTGCCATGCCACGACAGTAACTTTAATTGGAAACTTTGCCTTCGGTGGAATTTTAGTAAAATGCAGTTTATTGTCTTCCACATAAGCAGGACCTTCTTTTACATAATAGCTTACTTTAGTTCCTGCACTCGATGGGCATTCAATGCAATTGTTTCTACACCTACTTTTACATTAGCTATTGGAGAAAAATCAATCGTTTGTGGTTTTCCTTCTTTATTAACGATAGGAAATCGCAAATGCAGTTGTTGGACAGCGCTTTTATAAATGACATCGCCATTATTGTGAGCCAAAAGCCAAATATCATTACTGCGTTTGTATTATTGAAACCCAGTTTATCAAATCTAATTTGAAAAGTGGTATCGTTTATTTTTTTCACCGGACCACAAATCCGGTCAATCAGAAGTTTAGTTTGGGCAAAATCACTAACTGGTTTTAATCTTAAACTATCCGAGGAAAAAGGCGTTACTACAAAACTTATTCCGTCACTTAATGGCTGAAAATCTAACTGAAAATTAGCATGACTTTATCTGGTTTTACTATTTCTCCATTTTGTTTAAAACCAAAATGTTGTTTTTCTTTCCACGGGCCTGAGCATAAAAAACTTCGGTTGCATTTGCTGTTTTTTCATCAAAAACCCAGGGAAGCTGTATTCTATCACCAACAAATTGGTTAAAAGGGGCAGGCTTGAATTTTGGAACCGAATCCTTTCTCCATTTATCCATTAACCAACCCGAATCCGGTTTTACTTTTTTAAGATTTGGATAATTTGCCAAAGGCATTTTAGCAGGAAGTCGCCTTTAGCAGCTTCACGAATGTAATCTGCAACATATTTAACCATTCCATCCGAATAATCAAAATGACCATGTCCTGCATCGGCAAATAGGGTAATTACACTCTCAGGATGTTTTGCAATATAAGCATAAGCAGGCTGTATCCTTTTCTCCCACCATTCGTACTCTCCCATTACAAACAACGACGGAATTCCGTCAATATTTCGATTGCCCCAATCAGGATTGGGTTTACCACTTCCTGTCAAATTACTTTGGGGTGCATCTCCGTGTACAGAAACCAAGGCAAGGGTTCTATCCGGATTAAAAGCCGCAAAATTCCAAGGAAAACTCGCCATTGCCGAATGCCCAATAGGAACAACCGGTGCGTAAGCCAACTCCTGATAACCCGAAACCTCAGCCAATGATTTGAACATTGCATCAATGATCTTTTCTTCATTTTTGCTGGTATCATAAGTCCAACTAACTACAGGAGTTACCCAAACCTCAGCAAAACCAAGTTCAGTCATTACTTTTCTGAAATAGGAATTTTCTAGCATCCCTTCTTCTATCATGTTGTGTTGTCCAAACACTACCCCTTTAATTTGCTTACAATTTTCCGGCACCCACAAAAAAGCTTGCGGATTATCATTGGTTTCCGGAGAAATCGTATTATTCAACTTTACGCTCCATTGCCAAACCTGAGCATAACTGCTGAGACAAAAAAAACTACAACAAAGAAGTATATAATTTATCTTTTTCATCTTAAACTAAGCTACTTTTTAGAGACTTCAGAAATGATTAATGCTACACCACCACTGGCTTTTAAATCAAAAGTCAATGTTTCCCCTCCTTTTATTTTCTGTTCTGAAGCCACTACCTTAGTACGGGTTTGAATCGCATCATTATCTTGAAAAGACTTCACAATATATTTCTTCCCCTTTTACAAGAAAAGCGGTTGGGATACTTACTTTTCGGGCTTGCTTATTGGTAATCGCTCCCACAAACCAATCGGCACCACTTCTACGTGCTACAGTTGCATATTCTCCCACTTCTCCATTAAGTACTTTTGTTTCATCCCAAACTGTTTTAACCTTATCAAAAAATTCGATTTCCGGTTCTCCCTGATAAGCTGACGGTTGGTCGTACCAATACAAAAACTGAATTGGACTATAATAAACCACCGACAAAGCCAATTGATGCGCATGCGTATTTTGAATACGATTATTATAATAAGCAATGGTATAATCGGCAGCTCCGGCCAAAAAACGCGTAAAAGGTAAAATAGCATTATGATCGGCATCAGGCATTTCTTCGTTGCCACGAATTCCTTCCTGCGTCATCAAATTAGGATAAGTACGGCTAAAACCAGTTGGGCGATACTCATCATGAATATCCACCATCAAATTATATTCTGCACATTTTTTAACCGCCTCATGCAACCAGGTCGACCAGCGTTGATTTCCTACCTGCACAAAACCAAATTTAATTCCTTTAATCTCCCATTTTTTATACAAAGGCAAAATGGAATCCAATTGTTGTATCAAAGCACGTTGGTTTACATACACCCAAAGCCCAATGCCTTTTGAAGCCGCATAAGCCGATAGTTCAGCTATATTGATATCTTTTGTTTCTGAAACCTTAGTAGCATCAGAACTCATTTTCATTTCAGGTCCATACCAGCCTGCATCAAGATGAATGTATTGCAAACCGCGTTCAGCAGCAAAATCAACACATTTTTTGGCATCTGCCTGCGTCAATTTGGCCACCCGAATTGCTTTTCCCGGCTTAATCCACGAAACATCCTTCATTTGATTTTCGGGATTCAAATTCAGAATAATATCTTTATTTAGGATTAAATCAGTTCCTTTATCAGCAGCCATAATCACACGCCAAGGCGTAAAATAAGCCGGAATCACATCTACACTACCGTAAAGCGTTGCCTGAAGTGTATTGGGTTTTACAGCATTGAGACTGAATTTCATACGGGCATAGTCGGTCATTTGTGCTTCAGCAATAGCTACTGTCAAACCATTGGTTAATTTCATTGTTAGTGGACGCTCACTTTGCCCTTTCCAATCTTTTAAAGGAAGTAATGAAATTGGTCCCTGTGCCCAAGGTTCATAATAAGCCAAAGTCCCTTCGGGCATGGTAAACTGCGTTTGTTCCCCTATAATATGAAGAAACAAACCATTCGTTGGTTCCGGAAAATGGTATCGAACAGCAACTCCTTCATTGTAAGCACAAACAATCACGTTCATAAAATAACTTTTATTCTTGTCGTAGCCATCTGTTGAAACTTGCTTTACAGTTTCTCCTTTTCGAAACGAGATGGTCATCTCATTGTAATTATTTCGAATAGTCGAATTTTCACCATAAACCGGCTTCCAGCTTTCATTAATAGTATTTCGTTTAGCATCGATAAAATTCAAATTCTCTCCCCAAACCTTACAGCTATCATTAGGGATTGCCAGAGCTGATTCGAAAGTCTGATTTTCTATCAAAACACCCAATTCTGATTCCAATACAACCGATTTTCCTTTGTAAGAAAGCGTATAGTACATTTGTTTATCATTAGAATTATCCTTTTTTTGATAAAAAGTAAACTCGTAAGCCCCATCCGGAGACTTCAATTTTTGAACAGTTTCCTCAAGAATAAATTGCGCCTGAGTAGCTAACGTACAAAGGAATAATCCCAGTAAGTGATAAAATTTGTTTGTCTTCATTTTTGTTTTTTATTTCGTTATTCTAAACCAGTCAAAATCAGCATAACCTCCCATTCTAACATTGGGCTCACTGATGGCAAAAATTCCTATTTTGGCCGAAATCCATAAATCTTTTTCGGCTTTAGCTTCTTCTCCTATTTCGAAAAAATCAGTTCCGTTTTCACTGTAACTGAATCGGCAACTGGCATTAGGAGCCATAATTTTCATACTCAGCTGCACTTCGTTTGAAACCAAAGCTTTTTCAGCTATTATTTTTTCCGCTGTTCCTTCATTAGCATTGGCACAACTTATTTGTTGTACCCAATATTGGCTGTCATGAAAAGCAATTGCCAAATAAGTATAGGTTTTTCCCATTAACAACAAGCCTGCTTTCTTGTCTGAAGTTTGCCATTCGGTTGTCAATTTTACTTTAGTTGTAGCGGTAAAATTTGGTGCCGGTAATTTTTGCAATAATAAATTGGGAACATTCCAAAGATTAGGTTCTTCTTTCTGACTGATGGCAAAAAGTCTCAAATAATCTGTTCCCGGGATTTGGGCACTCCATTTTACAGAAGAATTAGCATACCATTGCCATTGTAAACCCGGTTTTCCGTTTGTAAATTCGTCACTTTCCACCGGATGCATTATCGGTAAATTTTTCCCTATTACGGGTTTTGCACCAGAAAGTATTGGCTCACCTACTCCATTACCGTCTAAATCTTTCCCTATTAGAGGCCAATTATCTTTCCACTGCACAGGCTGCAAAAGCAATACCCGACCGTAAACTCCTTGATCCTGAAAATGAATAAACCATGAATTATTATCCGAAGTCTCGATCCAGGCTCCCTGATGTGGACCATTGATAACAGTACTGCCTTGTTCCAAAACAACTTTATCTTCATACGGGCCGTATATATTTTTGGAACGCATAACTACCTGCCATCCTGTTTCCACTCCGCCAGCAGGAGCAAAAATGTAATAATAGCCATCTTTTTTATACAATTTAGGTCCTTCCATGGTATGATGCTTATCGTGTGCATCAAAAACATTTTGCCCTTCATCCAGCACTGCTGTCCCTTCAGGATTCATTTTATTGATGGTAAGCACGCTGTTAATCCCTGCCCGGCTTCCAGCCCAGGCATGAACCAAATAGGCATTTTCTCCCTCCCAAAACGGGCAGGGATCAATGATTCCCTTTCCAGCCATTACCAATACTGGTTTTGACCATTTACCATAAATAGCTTTGGTTTTAATCATGTAAACCCCAAAATCAGGATCGCCCCAATAAATATAAAATTCACCTTTATGAAAACGTATAGCCGGCGCCCAAACTCCTTTACTGTGTTGCGGAATATCAAACACTGCTTCAGGAATTTGTTTGTCCAAAGCATAATTGATAATCTGCCAATTCACCAAATTTAGAATGCAAAATGGGTAACCCCGGAGTACAATTGAAACTACTGGCGGTCATATAATAGTCATTCCCTACGTGAA
Protein-coding sequences here:
- a CDS encoding glycoside hydrolase family 88 protein translates to MNIKQQILGSIVATLMLVGCGSTITNTKLDDKLDVDAQLAYCVKQSSNALKLIPNDGSIPRSIPFESKQWKFVDYKDWTSGFWPGQLWYLYESTADHKWETAADKFTNYLAPLAVTPALDHDLGFQVFNSYGNGYRLTKNPEYKKVILKTADTLATLFNLKVGTILSWPREVPNMEWPQHNTIMDNMINLELLFWASKNGGSKSLYDMAVSHATVTMKNHFRPDYTSYHVVVYDKETGKKIKGVTHQGYSDSSMWARGQSWAIYGYTMVYRETKDPKFLDFAHKVSRVYLDRLPKDLIPYWDFDDPAIPNAPRDASAAAVVASALLELSTYTQDSVLAKEYLDKAEGMLKELSDNYQSKIRIPHFYYIQQDTNLPVQKLMLPSFMAITIM
- a CDS encoding beta-L-arabinofuranosidase domain-containing protein; protein product: MIAYFLPMKPGAHKVYSTPENSFWCCVGSGFENQAKYGEFIYYHDNKGLYVNLFIPSELNWKEKGIVVKQQTNFPNLGNTQLTLSTANPVSMPISIRYPSWAANAEVKINGKKANH
- a CDS encoding beta-L-arabinofuranosidase domain-containing protein gives rise to the protein MALLYAATGENKYKIKSDSLVTGLVEVQKVLNQKGYLSAFPQNLIDRAIAGKSVWAPWYTQHKLFSGLMDQYLYCDSKPALEIVKGMADWAYEKLKPLTDEERKRMLKNEFGGMNDSFYTLYEITGDNKYKFLAEFFYHEEALDPLLSKVDNLNKKHANTYIPKLIGLSRNYELEGGDKNREIPEFFWNTVVNHHSFITGSNSDKEKFFEPDHLSEHLSGYTGESCNVYNMLKLTRHLYGYNPQIKYVDYYEKALYNHILGQQDPKRE
- a CDS encoding beta-L-arabinofuranosidase domain-containing protein codes for the protein MKYGTIKCLVLVVGLSINMNGQSHYPGQHEGKLKLDDTKNAKVLGFNLQDVKLLDSPFKDNMLRESKWILSIDAKRLLHSFKTNAGVFSDLEGGYFKVDKLGGWESLDCDLRGIVPGISFPVWLYYMLLRERTSIKLRVTA
- a CDS encoding alpha/beta hydrolase family protein; this encodes MKKINYILLCCSFFCLSSYAQVWQWSVKLNNTISPETNDNPQAFLWVPENCKQIKGVVFGQHNMIEEGMLENSYFRKVMTELGFAEVWVTPVVSWTYDTSKNEEKIIDAMFKSLAEVSGYQELAYAPVVPIGHSAMASFPWNFAAFNPDRTLALVSVHGDAPQSNLTGSGKPNPDWGNRNIDGIPSLFVMGEYEWWEKRIQPAYAYIAKHPESVITLFADAGHGHFDYSDGMVKYVADYIREAAKGDFLLKCLWQIIQILKK
- a CDS encoding glycoside hydrolase family 97 protein, which encodes MKTNKFYHLLGLFLCTLATQAQFILEETVQKLKSPDGAYEFTFYQKKDNSNDKQMYYTLSYKGKSVVLESELGVLIENQTFESALAIPNDSCKVWGENLNFIDAKRNTINESWKPVYGENSTIRNNYNEMTISFRKGETVKQVSTDGYDKNKSYFMNVIVCAYNEGVAVRYHFPEPTNGLFLHIIGEQTQFTMPEGTLAYYEPWAQGPISLLPLKDWKGQSERPLTMKLTNGLTVAIAEAQMTDYARMKFSLNAVKPNTLQATLYGSVDVIPAYFTPWRVIMAADKGTDLILNKDIILNLNPENQMKDVSWIKPGKAIRVAKLTQADAKKCVDFAAERGLQYIHLDAGWYGPEMKMSSDATKVSETKDINIAELSAYAASKGIGLWVYVNQRALIQQLDSILPLYKKWEIKGIKFGFVQVGNQRWSTWLHEAVKKCAEYNLMVDIHDEYRPTGFSRTYPNLMTQEGIRGNEEMPDADHNAILPFTRFLAGAADYTIAYYNNRIQNTHAHQLALSVVYYSPIQFLYWYDQPSAYQGEPEIEFFDKVKTVWDETKVLNGEVGEYATVARRSGADWFVGAITNKQARKVSIPTAFLVKGEEIYCEVFSR
- a CDS encoding beta-xylosidase family glycoside hydrolase, whose translation is MHPVESDEFTNGKPGLQWQWYANSSVKWSAQIPGTDYLRLFAISQKEEPNLWNVPNLLLQKLPAPNFTATTKVKLTTEWQTSDKKAGLLLMGKTYTYLAIAFHDSQYWVQQISCANANEGTAEKIIAEKALVSNEVQLSMKIMAPNASCRFSYSENGTDFFEIGEEAKAEKDLWISAKIGIFAISEPNVRMGGYADFDWFRITK